Proteins encoded in a region of the Phoenix dactylifera cultivar Barhee BC4 chromosome 3, palm_55x_up_171113_PBpolish2nd_filt_p, whole genome shotgun sequence genome:
- the LOC103709053 gene encoding uncharacterized protein LOC103709053 encodes MEAFSAKDFSTIGGIATVSLLHSFIPTHWLPFSIVGRAQKWTLSRTLLVTAFGAVLHVISTSLLGITAITMANTIAGEETVHRLASLLLIILGGSYVLLFIFGKGGHSHSHNHPMEKMAVAGLILVPALSPCATTLPVFLAVGNSSSMMVLAIIVLLFSTVTVMTSLVALSFYGASQLKFHWVERYDNLIVGSVLCLVGILTFVFHDHDGEEHSTGENFPRKLIV; translated from the exons ATGGAGGCTTTCAGCGCGAAGGATTTCTCCACGATTGGAGGGATCGCGACAGTCTCGCTGCTCCATTCCTTCATCCCCACCCACTGGCTCCCTTTCTCCATTGTCGGCCGCGCCCAGAAATGGACCCTCTCCAGAACTCTCCTCGTCA CTGCATTTGGAGCTGTCCTGCATGTGATTTCGACCTCACTGCTTGGCATTACTGCAATTACCATGGCTAACACGATCGCTGGTGAGGAAACAGTGCATAGACTTGCTTCCTTGCTTCTCATAATTCTTGGAGGAAGTTATGTTCTGCTGTTCATATTTGGTAAGGGAGGCCATAGTCACTCCCACAACCATCCCATGGAGAAGATGGCTGTGGCTGGACTTATTCTTGTACCGGCATTATCTCCTTGTGCAACAACACTTCCAGTTTTCCTTGCTGTTGGCAACTCCTCATCTATGATGGTGCTAGCTATTATCGTTCTGCTATTCAG TACTGTAACTGTAATGACATCTCTAGTAGCCCTCTCATTTTATGGTGCCAGCCAACTCAAATTTCACTGGGTGGAGCGCTACGACAATCTTATTGTAGGCTCGGTGCTTTGTCTGGTTGGAATACTGACATTTGTTTTTCATGATCATGATGGTGAGGAGCATTCAACTGGGGAGAATTTTCCAAGAAAGCTGATCGTCTGA
- the LOC103709054 gene encoding uncharacterized protein LOC103709054 isoform X1: protein MAPQKKAKKSTESINNRLALVMKSGKYTLGYKTVLRSLRNSKGKLIIIANNCAPLRKSEIEYYAMLAKVGVHHFNGNNVDLGTACGKYFRVTPTSSRASQVTSERRERNLGCTCDLGIKCCRSVKSLLGLGLFPTIDFDFKLLQDNCAAFIILLLFCHFNTFYCQGGLDSFAPGEMFLSFLWFVKPNSNYIFYLVYFSTICQCGAPILCSVVDLGVGCPVCIWEIINIFRSEIT from the exons ATGGCGCCCCAGAAGAAGGCG AAGAAGAGTACTGAGAGCATAAACAACAGGCTCGCTCTCGTTATGAAGAGCGGGAAGTATACCCTCGGGTACAAGACGGTTCTCAGATCCCTTCGGAATTCCAAAG GGAAGTTGATAATTATTGCAAACAATTGCGCTCCTCTCCGCAAGTCTGAAATTGAGTATTATGCAATGTTGGCTAAGGTTGGCGTACATCATTTCAACGGGA ATAATGTGGACCTTGGAACAGCCTGCGGCAAATATTTCCGT GTGACTCCGACATCATCAAGAGCATCCCAGGTGACCAGTGAGAGAAGGGAGAGAAATCTAGGTTGTACTTGTGATTTAGGGATCAAATGTTGTCGATCAGTCAAGTCCTTGCTTGGTCTAGGGTTGTTCCCTACTATAGATTTTGACTTTAAATTGTTGCAAGATAACTGTGCTGCATTTATCattttgttgttgttttgtCATTTTAACACCTTTTATTGCCAAGGGGGACTTGATTCTTTTGCCCCAGGTGAAATGTTTTTAAGTTTTTTATGGTTTGTGAAGCCAAATTCTAATTACATTTTTTATCTAGTGTATTTTTCTACGATCTGCCAATGTGGAGCTCCCATTCTATGTTCTGTGGTAGATCTTGGAGTGGGTTGTCCAGTATGTATCTgggaaataataaatatatttaggaGTGAGATAACATAA
- the LOC103709054 gene encoding 60S ribosomal protein L30-like isoform X2: MAPQKKAKKSTESINNRLALVMKSGKYTLGYKTVLRSLRNSKGKLIIIANNCAPLRKSEIEYYAMLAKVGVHHFNGNNVDLGTACGKYFRVSCLSIIDPGDSDIIKSIPGDQ, from the exons ATGGCGCCCCAGAAGAAGGCG AAGAAGAGTACTGAGAGCATAAACAACAGGCTCGCTCTCGTTATGAAGAGCGGGAAGTATACCCTCGGGTACAAGACGGTTCTCAGATCCCTTCGGAATTCCAAAG GGAAGTTGATAATTATTGCAAACAATTGCGCTCCTCTCCGCAAGTCTGAAATTGAGTATTATGCAATGTTGGCTAAGGTTGGCGTACATCATTTCAACGGGA ATAATGTGGACCTTGGAACAGCCTGCGGCAAATATTTCCGTGTAAGCTGCCTTAGCATTATTGATCCTG GTGACTCCGACATCATCAAGAGCATCCCAGGTGACCAGTGA